A single region of the Glycine max cultivar Williams 82 chromosome 20, Glycine_max_v4.0, whole genome shotgun sequence genome encodes:
- the LOC100810581 gene encoding ripening-related protein grip22 — protein MANNIGVLMMVFLLCLLNVITHLPNLTNASSSCKSKGLHSPPYNPSGTHAILTLNNFARGGDGGGPAECDGKFHPLPQRVVALSTGWYNKGARCGKMIRIKARNGRSTLAKVVDECDSVHGCACKTNVVDASKTVWKDLGLNTNDGEVPVTWTMV, from the coding sequence ATGGCGAATAATATTGGTGTGTTGATGATGGTCTTCTTATTATGCCTATTGAATGTAATAACCCATCTTCCAAATCTCACAAACGCATCATCATCGTGCAAATCCAAAGGGCTTCATTCCCCCCCATATAATCCCTCTGGAACGCATGCCATTCTCACTCTCAACAACTTCGCTCGCGGCGGGGATGGAGGCGGCCCCGCCGAGTGCGACGGTAAGTTCCATCCGCTGCCACAAAGAGTGGTGGCACTCTCCACCGGATGGTACAACAAAGGCGCACGATGCGGGAAAATGATAAGAATCAAAGCTAGAAATGGAAGAAGCACGTTGGCTAAGGTGGTGGACGAGTGTGACTCTGTGCATGGCTGTGCATGCAAGACCAACGTTGTTGATGCGTCCAAAACcgtgtggaaggatttgggacTCAACACAAATGATGGTGAAGTACCAGTGACTTGGACCATGGTATAA